TGTAGTGTTAAGTATCTACCTACgtaaaaattgtatattttttactgtaattgttagttaaaaataaaagagatTTACGTGAATCGGTGTATTTTGTTGGGGATTGCGTTGAAGGTTTATCTGTGAACGTGGGTGAACCAGATTGGTTAATTATACTGTCGTTTTTCTAAGTTAACGGTAGATTAAGAAGGAATacctgttttaattaaaaaaggtaAATGGTTAGAATGCAAAAATCATGTGACCGTAGACCGTAGTGTTGGTGGCAGAGACAGCGAGTGCGGTTGGAGGGCGAGAAGCTGGTTGGCAGTTGAACAATCAGACAAGCAAGCAAGAGTCAACACGGGCCAACTCGGTCAACATCAACAGTCGAGAGCAGGCGTCGCCTATCCGCCCATTGCTGTATCTGTTGTCGGCCTCGAGGTTTCGAATTTGCAGTGTGTTCTTGGAGTGACAAAGAAGCGCCGGTCGTGTAGCGTTTATGTGAGAACCGCGACGGAGGTGCAATCTGCGAGTTGACCTCTGTCCGGAGTGGCGATTGGAAGCGTTTTGGTGCGACCACTGCGGCTGCGGAGGTGATATCGCGAATCCGCGAGGAGGAAGAGGAGGAACCGGAGCAAGGGCAACGGCAGTCAGTCGGGGAGCGGTAGGCGGTTGGCTGTTGTCGGCTGTAGAGGCGCTGCAACTGCCGATGGCTTAGCAACAGTCGAGATGCAGCGGCCAGAACCAGAAGTGCACAGTGACCATTGATGCGGAGTGCATGTGCGGGCCGCGATCTCGTCTCGCGGCGTATCCTTGAGCCGTCCGGAGCcgacgccgccgccgccgccgcccggACGGATATGATGGTCTACCCGGACCCGCAGTGGAGCTGCTCGGCGACGGCGCCCATGCTCCAGCTCTACGACGACGTCGGCTACCGCGGTGAGTATCTCGGAGACTTCGACGCTCGGTCCCGCGACGAGCCGGCATCATTCATGGAAAAAAAGCCTGAATGCGGCATAAATTTCGTTTGAACCGTAACTCGTACCATTTAACGTTTAAAAACTGGCTCCGGAGAGGCACGCTCATGCCTCATGCCTCAGATGGCCCCCTCGACCGCTCATGCCTCTACAAATATGTCAACGACATTCGCGATCACAACTCACCGATCTCGAGAACCAGATCGTTATCTTGTGGCATACGACATCCCGTTACGCACAACTCACTATTAATTTTGCCGTTTTCTAGTAAACGTCGTCGAGGCTTTGCAAGAATTTTGGCAGATGAAACACGCTCGAGGCGCCGACCTTCGCAATGGGGCCCTCGTCATTTACGAATCTGTACCCTCCAACGCGCAACCCTACGTCTGTTACGTCACACTACCCGGGGGTTCGTGCTTTGGGAGTTTCCAGGTTAGTCCCGACCTTTTCCTCCCCTTCCGACAACCTCGCCGTTTTCCTTATTTGCAGAATTGCCCCACAAAGGCGGAGGCTCGACGTAGCGCGGCCAAGATCGCCTTGATGAACTCCGTCTTCAACGAACATCCCTCGCGTCGCATTTCCGACGACTTCATCGAAAAAGCTGTCTCCGAAGCGCGCAACTCTTTCAAAGGCGACCCCGAGGAGGCGGACAACCCCAACACCGGTATCGGAGCTTTCCGTTTCATGCTGGAATCGAACAAGGGGCGCACCATGCTCGAATTTCAAGAGTTAATGACTGTGTTTCAGCTGTTGCACTGGAACGGTAGCTTGAAAGCTATGAGGGAACGGCAGTGCAGCAGACAGGAGGTGGTGGCGCACTACTCGAATAGGGCTTTAGACGACGACATGCGTTCCCAAATGGCTCTAGACTGGATAGCACGGGAGCAGGAATGTGCCGGGTCTCTTCGTCGCGAACTGAATCAAGCCGAACGGGAATTAGAGTCGGCGAGACTTGCAGGACGCGAGTTACGTTTCcccaaagaaaaaaaggacATCCTCATTCTTGCTCACACCCAAGTCAACGTCAGTTAATATCGCTTTGCTTGCGTTTTGTACGTTATATGTTAAGTTTTTTGTGAGACTGTTTTTGTTATGATAAGTAAATTATTGAATGTTTCGTGTTGATATTGTAAAATAGGACTCCTCAATTTATCAAATATCCTTTTAAAGATCTCTTGCTTTATTGATACGATTAGACCGGTTTTTAGATTTATCCAGCGGGAGACCGACTGACCATGATTTTTAAGTGAGTCTCcggcattttaaatttagcgCTACCACACAAAAACCTGATTCCATTTTGGGGATTCCGTATCAGCTCACGTCGCTTCGGTCTTATCTGTTTCATTTATAACAAACCATAATTATACGAGAACTACTTAATTTTGTCAATAATTCACTTAATGGGAACTggtttttgactttttttttattatatttagcTATTGCTGAATTCACAAGCTATCATTTTGACTGATTATTGCTGTTGCCTCTATATAGTGCtaactattttattattttaattattcaaataaactttttaatcATACCAGATGTTTTACTTATAACGTGCTATTCCTGTTTCACTGTTGAAACCATTTTCCCAAACGGGTCAACGACCATTTAAAAACTAGTAGTAATCTATGGATAATAATCAATTCAACTGAACACTCACTTTTCGGTTTAAGgtctaaaatttaataacaacgAAAACTTTTCATCCCCCAAATCGAAATTTTAGGTAGGTATATGTTCCTACCTAATTGTTAGGAATCTGCAAAATTTgaattcttcttttttggaTAATTCTTTTTAATAGGGGTTATTGCtctttcattaaataaaatttcacacGTTATTTCGTTAGTTGTACATGAAAATAGCCAATTACAAATAATTGCAATCTCAACGACATCCCTCATCCTACTCGTCACTCTCCGCCCAAGTACTCAATTGATAATTAATTAGTTATCGATTGAGACCGCTCTTGAAGTGTTTCATTTTATATAACGTATGGCCGTCTCTTTGTGACGATACTATTGCTGTCTTTGTAAGTTTGGGGATGGTCCCCTTCTGAATACTGAAACGAATATTATGGATATTTTTGCTTATGTAAGTTTAACACTCATATGCATGGTTGGTTGCATAGATAGCACGGTGACGCCCTCATACGTCATTTGACTTGTAACAATTTCGAGATGATCCGCCCCCTACGATCTCGTTATTACAATTAAATACCGTCAAACGCCTGAATGTTGTTAAATGTTAAATGGCAAATTAAATCGAAGGGTTGATGTTAGTTAATTTTACAACGAGAAattctttttattatgttATATGTCGACTGATATGTAATTAGTGGTGTGTGTGATTTAATCGAGAAGTAGTAAACGGATGACGGTTGCGATTGTTTATATTCGTTAAATAATCAATCAATTAAGAGTAATGTGCCCTTACTTTTTTGGCTAGTGATAAAGTATCTTTGCTTATTTGGTATGGTTATTGTGTAACGATGACCGTCGATTTTAACGATTACTTTTGGGTGAGTATTATATATGTTATAACCTATCAGAAAGTTCCATTGACGTTTCAACTTCTAATCCAATTAAGATCATTAAGACAAAACTTTTATTACTCAgggtgaaaaaaataatggcTTCGACGTTTTATATCATAATATGAAATATGGCCTAGTTGCAAGTAAAGATTTTGCCGATCTACTCAGAGAACGGTAAGGGGCACTTCAACCATTTTATTGACCAATTTAACAATTCTCTTGGCACCAGATCAAACATAGAAGAAAACAACTCTAAACTACTTAGCAAATTTGCAAAGCAAGCAGGAAGTTGTTGTAATCAAGGCACTTTTGCTCCATTATGGCAGGTCTTAAAAACATCTGCCGAACGTCTTTCAGCGTTGCACATGCAGGTGGTGCAGAAAG
The sequence above is drawn from the Tenebrio molitor chromosome X, icTenMoli1.1, whole genome shotgun sequence genome and encodes:
- the lft gene encoding protein limb expression 1 homolog, encoding MRSACAGRDLVSRRILEPSGADAAAAAARTDMMVYPDPQWSCSATAPMLQLYDDVGYRVNVVEALQEFWQMKHARGADLRNGALVIYESVPSNAQPYVCYVTLPGGSCFGSFQNCPTKAEARRSAAKIALMNSVFNEHPSRRISDDFIEKAVSEARNSFKGDPEEADNPNTGIGAFRFMLESNKGRTMLEFQELMTVFQLLHWNGSLKAMRERQCSRQEVVAHYSNRALDDDMRSQMALDWIAREQECAGSLRRELNQAERELESARLAGRELRFPKEKKDILILAHTQVNVS